The Thermodesulfobacteriota bacterium genome contains the following window.
TGTGCTGGGCAGCCCTGGGCCTGATCGCCGCCGGCTGCACCCGCCACGAGGTGGCGGTGGCGCCGGTGGAGGTGAAGCCGATCCGCATCACCATCGATGTCAACGTCAAGGTGGACCGGGCCCTGGACGAGTTCTTCGACGACCTCGACCAGGCGGCGACCACCCCTGCTGGAGGACCGAGCCATGAAGAGCCGTGACGGCCTGCTCCGCTGGGTCGCATTCCTGGTGACCGCGGCGCTGCTGGCCGCGGCTCCGGCCTGGGCCCGGGACGGCATCAAGGAGCGGATGCGGGAGCGCCTGCCCGCCATCAGTGCCCTCAAGGCCCAGGGGATCATCGGTGAGAGCAGCCAGGGCTTCCTGGACTACCTGGGCAACGCCCGCCCCCAGGAGGACCTGGTCCGGGCCGAGAATGCCGATCGCCAGACGGTTTACAGCGCCATTGCCCGGGAGAGCGGCACCACCCCGGAGCTGGTGGGCCAGCGCCGGGCCCGGCAGCTTTGGCAGCGGGCCCGGCCTGGCGAATGGCTCCAGGGCCCGGACGGCCGCTGGCAAGAGAAGCGCTAACAAGGAATCCACCATGACGGCAAGCGCCGAGCCGGCCAAGGCCATCGTCCTCCTGAGCGGCGGCCTGGACTCCACCACGGTCCTGGCCGCCGCCCGGCAGGAGGGCTATGCCTGCTACTGCCTGAGCTTCGACTACGGCCAGCGCCAGCGGCTGGAGCTGGAGCGCGCCCGGCAGGCGGCCCGGGCCTTCGGGGCTGCCGGCCACCTGGTGCTGCGCCTGGAGCTGAACCGCCTGGCCGGCTCCGCCCTGCTCGGCCACCAGCCAGTGCCCAAGGACCGGCCGGACCTGGCCGAGATCCCTTCCACTTACGTGCCGGCCAGAAACACCGTCTTCCTTTCCCTGGCCCTGGCCTGGGCCGAGACCCTGGGCGCGGCGGACATCTTCATCGGCGCCAACGCCATCGACTACTCCGGCTATCCCGATTGCCGGCCCGCGTTCCTGGCCGCCTTCGAGGCCATGGCCAACCTGGGCACCCGGGCCGGGGTGGAGGGCGGC
Protein-coding sequences here:
- a CDS encoding YdbL family protein; translated protein: MKSRDGLLRWVAFLVTAALLAAAPAWARDGIKERMRERLPAISALKAQGIIGESSQGFLDYLGNARPQEDLVRAENADRQTVYSAIARESGTTPELVGQRRARQLWQRARPGEWLQGPDGRWQEKR
- the queC gene encoding 7-cyano-7-deazaguanine synthase QueC; this encodes MTASAEPAKAIVLLSGGLDSTTVLAAARQEGYACYCLSFDYGQRQRLELERARQAARAFGAAGHLVLRLELNRLAGSALLGHQPVPKDRPDLAEIPSTYVPARNTVFLSLALAWAETLGAADIFIGANAIDYSGYPDCRPAFLAAFEAMANLGTRAGVEGGRPFRLHAPLLAMTKAEIIRLAIRLGVDLAATHSCYDPDPAGRACGACDACRLRQKGFAEAGVADPTVYQPP